Proteins encoded together in one Salarchaeum sp. JOR-1 window:
- the uvrA gene encoding excinuclease ABC subunit UvrA — MSEDYIEVRGAEEHNLKDLDVRIPREEFTVVTGLSGSGKSSLAFETIYAEGQRRYIESLSAYARNFLGQMDKPQVEAVEGLSPAISIDQKNAANNPRSTVGTVTELHDYLRLLYARVGVPHCPECGREVGEQSAQQMVRRVMELPEGTRAKIAAPVVRDQKGAFEDLFEELMAEGYSRVEVDGESYDLAVESPELDENYDHTVDVVVDRVTVSEDARSRITDSVETALDEAEGVLKVVVPDPPEGVELGGSVARATGDLADDDADDRLVVEFSEDLACTHCGIDISEIETRSFSFNSPHGACPECEGLGQSKEVSEDLVVQDASKPVKHVFEPWSYNRSYYRNLLDNVARHFDVDLSTPFEELDADVQEAFLWGTTEDVVFRRETKNGVRRKEEPFEGVIPNLERRYGETDSERVREHIEDFMSTTACPACDGTRLKPESRAVLVKDTSITEVNRMSIGDAREHFEGLEAGMSERDRKIAEEILKEIRARLGFMEEVGLEYLTLDREASTLSGGESQRIRLATQIGSGLVGVLYVLDEPSIGLHQRDNDRLLNTLEELRDLGNTLIVVEHDEETMRRADTIVDMGPGPGRHGGEVVAQGDFDDIVASEDSITGDYLAGRKQIPVPEERREWSDTLTVRGARQHNLTDVDVDIPVGAFTAITGVSGSGKSTLMHDVLYKGLARGMNGNTSVDPGEHDGIEGTENIEKVRLIDQSPIGRTPRSNPATYTGVFDYVREKFAQTKLAQQRGYDKGRFSFNVKGGRCEECGGQGTVTIEMNFLSDVQVPCEECGGARYNDETLDVTFKGKTIADVLDMSVEEAREFFEADSRLGRRLQLLEDVGLDYMRLGQPSTTLSGGEAQRVKLAEELGKKATGDTLYLLDEPTTGLHSEDERKLIQVLQRLTDRGNTIAVIEHELDLVKNADHVVDLGPEGGERGGEVVATGTPEEVAREDDSHTGRYLRDKLPAVDAEGPRDGREKPDAPAPAQD; from the coding sequence ATGAGTGAGGACTACATCGAGGTCCGCGGGGCGGAGGAGCACAACCTGAAGGACCTCGACGTGCGGATTCCGCGCGAGGAGTTCACGGTCGTGACGGGGCTGTCGGGGTCGGGGAAATCGTCGCTGGCGTTCGAGACCATCTACGCGGAGGGCCAGCGGCGGTACATCGAGAGCCTGTCGGCGTACGCGCGGAACTTCCTCGGGCAGATGGACAAGCCGCAGGTGGAGGCCGTGGAGGGGTTGTCGCCGGCTATCAGCATCGACCAGAAGAACGCGGCGAACAACCCGCGGTCGACGGTCGGCACCGTCACCGAACTCCACGACTACCTGCGCCTGCTGTACGCGCGCGTCGGCGTCCCGCACTGTCCGGAGTGCGGGCGCGAGGTGGGCGAGCAGTCCGCCCAGCAGATGGTGCGGCGCGTGATGGAACTCCCGGAGGGGACGCGCGCGAAGATAGCCGCGCCGGTGGTGCGCGACCAGAAGGGCGCGTTCGAAGACCTGTTCGAGGAGCTCATGGCCGAGGGGTACTCGCGGGTCGAGGTGGACGGCGAGTCGTACGACCTCGCGGTCGAGTCCCCGGAGCTGGACGAGAACTACGACCACACCGTGGACGTGGTGGTGGATCGCGTGACGGTCAGCGAGGACGCGCGCTCGCGAATCACGGACTCCGTGGAGACCGCGCTCGACGAGGCCGAGGGCGTGCTGAAGGTCGTCGTCCCCGACCCCCCGGAGGGCGTGGAACTCGGCGGGTCGGTCGCGCGCGCGACCGGCGACCTCGCGGACGACGACGCGGACGACCGGCTGGTGGTGGAGTTCAGCGAGGACCTCGCGTGCACGCACTGCGGCATCGACATCAGCGAGATCGAGACCCGCAGCTTCTCCTTCAACAGCCCGCACGGCGCGTGTCCGGAGTGCGAGGGGCTCGGGCAGTCGAAGGAGGTATCCGAAGACCTCGTGGTGCAGGACGCGTCGAAGCCCGTGAAGCACGTGTTCGAGCCGTGGAGTTACAACCGGTCGTACTACCGGAACCTCCTCGACAACGTCGCCCGGCACTTCGACGTCGACCTCTCCACGCCGTTCGAGGAGCTGGACGCGGACGTGCAGGAGGCGTTCCTGTGGGGAACCACGGAGGACGTGGTGTTCCGGCGGGAGACGAAGAACGGCGTGCGGCGGAAGGAAGAACCGTTCGAGGGCGTGATTCCGAACCTCGAACGGAGGTACGGGGAGACGGATTCGGAGCGGGTGCGCGAGCACATCGAGGACTTCATGAGCACGACGGCGTGTCCGGCGTGCGACGGCACGCGCCTGAAACCCGAGTCGCGGGCGGTGCTCGTGAAGGACACGTCGATTACGGAGGTGAACCGGATGAGCATCGGGGACGCCCGCGAGCACTTCGAGGGCCTCGAAGCCGGGATGTCCGAACGCGACCGCAAGATCGCGGAAGAGATCCTGAAGGAGATTCGAGCGCGCCTCGGGTTCATGGAGGAAGTCGGGCTCGAGTACTTGACGCTCGACCGGGAGGCGTCGACGCTCTCCGGCGGCGAGTCCCAGCGGATCCGGCTCGCCACCCAGATCGGGTCGGGGCTGGTGGGCGTCCTCTACGTGCTGGACGAACCCTCGATCGGCCTGCACCAGCGGGACAACGACCGCCTCCTGAACACCTTGGAGGAGCTCCGCGACCTCGGGAACACGCTCATCGTAGTGGAGCACGACGAGGAGACGATGCGGCGCGCGGACACCATCGTCGACATGGGGCCCGGTCCCGGCCGGCACGGCGGCGAGGTGGTCGCGCAGGGCGACTTCGACGACATCGTCGCGTCCGAGGACTCCATCACGGGCGACTACCTCGCGGGCCGCAAGCAGATTCCGGTGCCGGAGGAGCGCCGCGAGTGGTCGGACACACTGACGGTTCGCGGGGCGCGCCAGCACAACCTCACCGACGTGGACGTTGACATCCCGGTCGGCGCGTTCACGGCCATCACGGGCGTCTCCGGGAGCGGGAAGTCCACGCTGATGCACGACGTGCTCTACAAAGGGCTCGCACGCGGGATGAACGGGAACACGAGCGTCGACCCCGGCGAGCACGACGGCATCGAGGGCACCGAGAACATCGAGAAGGTGCGCCTGATCGACCAGTCGCCCATCGGGCGGACGCCCCGGTCGAACCCGGCGACGTACACGGGCGTGTTCGACTACGTCCGGGAGAAGTTCGCGCAGACGAAGCTCGCCCAGCAGCGCGGCTACGACAAGGGCCGCTTCAGTTTCAACGTGAAGGGCGGGCGCTGCGAGGAGTGCGGCGGGCAGGGGACGGTGACCATCGAGATGAACTTCCTCTCGGACGTGCAGGTGCCCTGCGAGGAGTGCGGGGGCGCGCGGTACAACGACGAGACGCTGGACGTGACGTTCAAGGGGAAGACCATCGCGGACGTGCTCGACATGAGCGTCGAGGAAGCCCGGGAGTTCTTCGAGGCGGACAGCCGGCTCGGCCGCCGGCTCCAGTTGCTGGAGGACGTGGGACTGGACTACATGCGGCTCGGCCAGCCCTCGACGACCCTGTCGGGCGGAGAGGCCCAGCGCGTGAAGCTCGCGGAAGAACTCGGGAAGAAAGCGACGGGGGACACGCTCTATCTGCTCGACGAGCCGACGACGGGCCTCCACTCGGAGGACGAACGGAAGCTGATTCAGGTGCTGCAGCGGCTCACCGACCGCGGGAACACCATCGCGGTCATCGAGCACGAACTCGACCTCGTGAAGAACGCCGACCACGTCGTCGACCTGGGGCCCGAGGGCGGCGAGCGTGGCGGCGAAGTCGTCGCGACCGGGACGCCAGAGGAGGTCGCGCGCGAGGACGACAGCCACACCGGCCGCTACCTCCGCGACAAACTCCCCGCGGTGGACGCGGAGGGGCCGCGCGACGGCCGCGAGAAGCCCGACGCGCCGGCGCCCGCACAGGACTGA
- a CDS encoding lactate utilization protein, translated as MSEQTKADYIDDVRVDEEWDDHPSESELEEAVESLEASGFEVEVVPDAEAALDFVTGEIPADASVMNGHSTTLEEIGFTEYLNEGQHDWENLHAEVFSIDDDEARAKARREAQTADYFLGSVNAIGREDGTLVAADLSGSRIGAYPFAAGHVVAVAGVNKIVADEDAARERLQEYAYAFENERAQEAYGVESYPSKELVFRQETVEGRTTVVLVEETLGY; from the coding sequence ATGTCCGAGCAGACGAAAGCCGACTACATCGACGACGTGCGCGTGGACGAGGAGTGGGACGACCACCCGAGCGAGAGCGAGCTCGAGGAGGCCGTGGAGAGCCTCGAAGCGAGCGGGTTCGAGGTCGAGGTCGTCCCGGACGCCGAGGCCGCGCTCGACTTCGTCACCGGAGAAATTCCCGCGGACGCGTCCGTGATGAACGGGCACTCCACGACGCTCGAAGAGATCGGGTTCACGGAGTACCTCAACGAGGGCCAGCACGACTGGGAGAACCTCCACGCGGAAGTGTTCAGCATCGACGACGACGAGGCGCGCGCGAAGGCCCGACGCGAGGCCCAGACCGCGGACTACTTCCTCGGGAGCGTGAACGCCATCGGCCGCGAGGACGGGACGCTCGTCGCCGCCGACCTCTCCGGCAGCCGAATCGGCGCGTACCCGTTCGCCGCCGGGCACGTCGTCGCCGTCGCCGGCGTGAACAAGATCGTCGCCGACGAGGACGCCGCGCGCGAGCGCCTCCAGGAGTACGCGTACGCGTTCGAGAACGAGCGCGCGCAGGAGGCCTACGGCGTCGAGAGCTACCCCTCGAAGGAACTCGTCTTCCGCCAGGAGACCGTCGAGGGCCGCACGACGGTCGTCCTCGTCGAGGAGACGCTCGGCTACTAA
- a CDS encoding serine hydrolase, which produces MSVFDADGPARIEQLFAAQLDAGLHHGAQLAVYDGEDRVLSLAGGETGPDGDPVTPDRKFVLFSCTKPYTAACVHHLVDEGALAYDDPLTDHWPEYADAGTEKAETTVADVLTHRAGLALTDLDRQPDAWTDWDASVSILEDAAPRNLGTPAYHPVSFGFLAGELVRRVSGRSVGAYASDHVFEPIEMEHTHIGLPESEPDDIATLTGFADPDRCRTPDSGLGPDRSDSAATFNREAIHRAEIPAAGGVGTAADMARFYACLANGGRIGDDRILATDTVATLTRVHAQTERDPTLSVPRRYGLGVVRAGTAHDKYGTVAPDRVFGHGGLGSSVAWADPGTGIAFAYVTNGIRDSLEHRARVNELADAVRTVYA; this is translated from the coding sequence ATGTCGGTCTTCGACGCGGACGGCCCGGCGCGAATCGAACAGCTGTTCGCCGCTCAGCTGGACGCTGGACTCCACCACGGCGCGCAGCTCGCGGTGTACGACGGCGAGGATCGCGTCCTCTCGCTCGCGGGCGGCGAGACGGGGCCGGACGGCGACCCCGTGACGCCCGACCGAAAGTTCGTCCTCTTCTCCTGCACGAAACCCTACACGGCCGCGTGCGTCCACCATCTCGTCGACGAGGGCGCTCTCGCCTACGACGACCCACTCACCGACCACTGGCCCGAGTACGCCGACGCGGGAACGGAGAAGGCGGAGACGACGGTCGCGGACGTGCTCACGCACCGCGCCGGCCTCGCGCTCACCGACCTCGACCGCCAGCCCGACGCGTGGACGGACTGGGACGCGTCCGTCAGCATCCTCGAAGACGCCGCCCCGCGAAACCTCGGTACGCCCGCGTACCACCCCGTGAGTTTCGGGTTCCTCGCCGGCGAACTCGTCCGCCGCGTCAGCGGGCGCTCCGTCGGCGCGTACGCCAGCGACCACGTCTTCGAGCCCATCGAGATGGAACACACTCACATCGGATTGCCCGAGAGCGAACCCGACGACATCGCGACGCTCACCGGGTTCGCCGACCCCGACCGCTGTCGCACCCCCGACAGCGGCCTCGGCCCCGACCGGAGCGACTCCGCCGCGACCTTCAACCGCGAGGCCATCCACCGCGCCGAAATCCCCGCCGCCGGCGGCGTCGGCACCGCCGCGGACATGGCGCGCTTCTACGCCTGCCTCGCCAACGGCGGCCGCATCGGCGACGACCGCATCCTCGCCACCGACACCGTCGCCACCCTCACCCGCGTCCACGCCCAGACCGAACGCGACCCGACGCTCTCCGTCCCCCGCCGCTACGGATTGGGCGTCGTCCGCGCCGGCACCGCCCACGACAAGTACGGCACCGTCGCCCCCGACCGCGTCTTCGGCCACGGCGGCCTCGGCAGCAGCGTCGCCTGGGCCGACCCCGGAACCGGGATCGCCTTCGCCTACGTCACCAACGGCATCCGCGACTCCCTCGAGCACCGAGCACGCGTCAACGAACTCGCGGACGCCGTGCGAACGGTGTACGCCTAA
- a CDS encoding geranylgeranyl reductase family protein, whose translation MYDFAVVGVGPPGARFARRAAEEGYDVVAFERGELGKPLACSGHVSLDVWEYVPAEAREELFQNDIYGARFHTGGADSESHEFYTETPISNAVDRVELDKALAGAAADAGADVREHHTVTGVTERAGHVELSVSGPDGAFETEARMVAGCDGPRSRVRDELGLPEPEEFLHGVLAFDPEPDRQDFVDVHLTVPGFFAWRIPRGPGGVEYGLAAAPSADGDVSARFDDLVADYGVAERIEHRCSGLIPVGPPDSVTGTRGFLVGDAAGMTKPFTGGGILYGMTAADHAAATIDPANPRTLADYERAWRNDLEREIRLGKLIRAGYDAPAAVQKLGIRLFEGEIGVHMDRPTSLFSAEQVRSMLR comes from the coding sequence ATGTACGATTTCGCCGTCGTGGGCGTCGGACCGCCGGGCGCGCGGTTCGCGCGGCGGGCCGCCGAGGAAGGCTACGACGTCGTCGCGTTCGAACGCGGCGAACTCGGGAAGCCGCTCGCGTGCTCGGGCCACGTCAGCCTCGATGTCTGGGAGTACGTGCCCGCGGAGGCGCGCGAGGAGTTGTTCCAGAACGACATCTACGGCGCGCGCTTCCACACGGGCGGCGCGGACTCCGAGAGCCACGAGTTCTACACGGAGACGCCGATTTCGAACGCGGTCGACCGCGTCGAGTTGGACAAGGCGCTCGCCGGTGCGGCTGCGGACGCGGGCGCGGACGTGCGCGAGCACCACACCGTGACGGGCGTCACGGAGCGCGCGGGCCACGTGGAACTCTCGGTGAGCGGGCCGGACGGCGCGTTCGAGACGGAGGCGCGGATGGTCGCCGGCTGCGACGGGCCGCGTTCGCGCGTCCGGGACGAACTCGGACTGCCGGAGCCGGAGGAGTTCCTGCACGGCGTGCTCGCGTTCGACCCCGAGCCGGACAGGCAAGACTTCGTGGACGTGCACCTCACCGTCCCCGGGTTCTTCGCGTGGCGAATCCCCCGGGGGCCGGGCGGCGTGGAGTACGGGCTGGCGGCCGCGCCGTCCGCGGACGGGGACGTGTCCGCGCGGTTCGACGACCTGGTCGCGGACTACGGGGTCGCAGAGCGCATCGAACACCGGTGTTCGGGCCTGATTCCGGTCGGGCCGCCCGACTCGGTGACGGGCACTCGCGGTTTTCTCGTCGGTGACGCGGCCGGGATGACGAAGCCGTTCACGGGCGGCGGCATCCTCTACGGGATGACCGCGGCCGACCACGCCGCGGCCACTATCGATCCCGCGAATCCGCGGACGCTCGCGGACTACGAGCGCGCGTGGCGGAACGACCTGGAACGCGAGATCAGACTGGGGAAGCTCATCCGAGCGGGATACGACGCGCCCGCGGCCGTTCAGAAGCTCGGGATACGGCTGTTCGAGGGCGAAATCGGCGTGCACATGGATCGCCCGACCAGTCTGTTCTCCGCGGAGCAGGTGCGGTCGATGCTGCGCTAG
- a CDS encoding aminomethyltransferase family protein: protein MTVLREFHEDYGASFAEVGDRDLPADYGRPERTQRAVRNAAGATEMAYGVLVVTGDDRVDFVDNAVSNRVPASDGEGCYALLLDPQARVRTDMYVYNADDKLLVFTPPETAGDIAEEWRENVFIEDVEIREATEEFAVFGVHGPKSTEKVASVLHGGTPPDEQLTFDRGRINEAGVTVVRTDAPTGEEGYDVVCAAADAETVFDTLLTRGLNAAPFGRTVWESLTLEAGTPLFEYELKDRIPNVAGVRNALDFEKGCYVGQEIVSKVENRGRPSKRLVGVRLDDTTADGADVHHDGDAVGELTRVRYSRSLDAPLALAYVDFDTPADATVSVGDSRGELETLPFVEGSDRSARLPTY, encoded by the coding sequence ATGACTGTGTTGCGGGAGTTCCACGAGGACTACGGGGCGTCGTTCGCTGAAGTCGGCGACCGCGACCTCCCCGCGGACTACGGTCGGCCCGAGCGCACGCAGCGCGCCGTCCGGAACGCCGCGGGCGCGACCGAGATGGCGTACGGCGTGCTCGTCGTCACGGGCGACGACCGCGTCGACTTCGTCGACAACGCCGTCTCGAACCGCGTCCCCGCGAGCGACGGCGAGGGATGTTACGCGCTCCTGCTCGACCCGCAGGCGCGCGTCCGCACCGACATGTACGTCTACAACGCCGACGACAAACTCCTCGTGTTCACGCCCCCGGAGACGGCGGGCGACATCGCCGAGGAGTGGCGGGAGAACGTCTTCATCGAGGACGTGGAGATTCGGGAGGCCACCGAGGAGTTCGCGGTGTTCGGCGTGCACGGCCCGAAATCCACGGAGAAGGTGGCGAGCGTACTGCACGGCGGTACGCCGCCCGACGAACAGTTGACGTTCGACCGCGGCCGCATCAACGAAGCGGGCGTCACCGTCGTGCGCACGGACGCGCCCACCGGCGAGGAGGGCTACGACGTGGTGTGCGCCGCCGCGGACGCCGAGACCGTCTTCGACACGCTGCTCACCCGCGGCCTGAACGCCGCGCCGTTCGGCCGCACCGTCTGGGAGTCCCTCACCCTCGAAGCCGGCACGCCGCTCTTCGAGTACGAACTCAAGGACAGAATCCCGAACGTCGCCGGCGTCCGGAACGCCCTCGACTTCGAGAAGGGCTGTTACGTCGGCCAGGAGATCGTGTCGAAGGTCGAGAACCGCGGCCGCCCGAGCAAGCGACTGGTCGGCGTCCGCCTCGACGACACGACCGCGGACGGCGCCGACGTCCACCACGACGGCGACGCAGTGGGCGAACTCACGCGCGTCCGGTACAGCCGCAGCCTCGACGCGCCCCTCGCGCTCGCGTACGTCGACTTCGACACGCCCGCGGACGCCACCGTCTCCGTGGGCGACAGCCGCGGCGAACTCGAAACGCTCCCCTTCGTCGAGGGGAGCGACCGCTCGGCTCGCCTCCCCACGTACTAG
- a CDS encoding RPA12/RPB9/RPC11 RNA polymerase family protein, producing MHFCDECGSMMHTAGDTWVCRSCDHEEPRDSQAEAAMTTQDGQQDDGAPEVADATRDDSETIQESCPASDCDSDRAYYEIMPKPGGSYEVRLFTCVECGTKWRES from the coding sequence ATGCACTTCTGTGACGAGTGTGGTTCGATGATGCACACGGCGGGCGACACGTGGGTGTGTCGTTCCTGTGACCACGAGGAGCCGCGGGACTCACAGGCAGAAGCGGCGATGACGACGCAGGATGGACAGCAGGACGACGGGGCGCCCGAGGTGGCCGACGCGACCCGGGACGACTCCGAGACGATACAGGAGTCCTGTCCGGCGAGCGACTGCGACAGCGACCGGGCGTACTACGAGATCATGCCGAAACCGGGCGGCTCCTACGAGGTTCGGCTGTTCACGTGCGTCGAGTGCGGCACCAAGTGGCGCGAGTCCTGA
- a CDS encoding DUF2270 domain-containing protein — protein MTRDGSFDPEDQNAREVAAEAGQDHEEFLSLLPHYYRGEVGQMSTHLSRLDLTTDWAIALLTAVLALSFGSVDSPPYFILLGMLALIMFLLFDVRRYRTYDATRSRVRLIEENVFANAFDPSGTIHRNWRGELGDDLRKPTLKVSRLEALSRRLRRVYLPLLTVLLLAWLFRITVFVSGENPLETAAIPGIPGAVVVGIVTAVYLGALLLALWPTSREAKGEFHGEEPGEWKTEE, from the coding sequence ATGACTCGGGACGGTTCGTTCGACCCGGAAGACCAGAACGCGCGGGAGGTCGCTGCGGAAGCGGGACAGGATCACGAGGAGTTTCTGTCGCTGTTACCGCATTACTACCGTGGCGAAGTGGGGCAGATGTCGACGCATCTGAGCCGCCTCGACCTGACCACCGACTGGGCGATTGCCCTGCTCACGGCTGTCCTCGCGCTCTCGTTCGGGAGCGTCGACAGCCCGCCGTACTTCATTCTGCTCGGAATGCTCGCGTTGATAATGTTCCTGTTGTTCGACGTTCGGCGCTATCGGACGTACGACGCGACCCGGTCACGCGTCCGGTTAATAGAGGAGAACGTCTTCGCCAACGCGTTCGATCCGTCGGGAACCATCCACCGAAACTGGCGTGGAGAGCTCGGTGATGACTTGCGGAAACCGACGTTGAAGGTCTCGAGGTTGGAGGCGCTGTCTCGGCGTCTGAGACGCGTCTACCTCCCCCTTCTCACCGTGTTACTGCTCGCGTGGTTGTTCCGGATTACGGTCTTCGTATCCGGTGAAAACCCGCTTGAGACGGCGGCGATCCCCGGCATCCCCGGAGCCGTTGTTGTCGGTATCGTCACCGCGGTGTACCTCGGGGCGCTCCTGCTGGCGCTGTGGCCGACCTCACGAGAGGCAAAAGGAGAGTTTCACGGGGAAGAACCCGGTGAGTGGAAAACCGAGGAGTGA
- a CDS encoding DUF6432 family protein, with protein MQAAREHRDREHPQTEILDALVGRDEGMTVFELRSHVDADIDTLEDALSALKSDSLITAETENGRTVITATAKAEPDREDAEETWFDRVLDRLPF; from the coding sequence ATGCAGGCAGCGCGCGAACACCGCGACCGAGAGCACCCCCAGACGGAGATACTCGACGCGCTCGTCGGCCGCGACGAGGGGATGACGGTGTTCGAACTCCGCTCACACGTCGACGCGGACATCGACACCCTCGAAGACGCGCTCTCCGCCCTCAAGTCCGACTCCCTCATCACCGCGGAGACGGAGAACGGTCGCACCGTCATCACCGCCACCGCGAAAGCCGAGCCAGACCGCGAGGACGCCGAGGAAACGTGGTTCGACCGCGTGCTCGACCGCCTCCCGTTCTGA
- a CDS encoding oxidoreductase, with amino-acid sequence MGLRCSLLGHDFGEPEVEREREERGNEVVETVREVKVCERCGSESVVSENTEVRSIKPDPRAENGSAHVEPDAETASPSSHAPDLEAAVTRVSEDDPGDASSGDAGVSGEFGDVSAEEDDGVILSDDDESDEAEVPADREPGQWPDAGDTRQDERAGTAANPSAVPDEAAGDADGGAEVIDADAESEPSEGDTSESEHSPWPDVDGDDEGFDAKPGAGGGVEFDESGQAAAQAEHASEDEDVEYVEAGFESTGSLDPEHATDADGTELVCPQCGHRTAVSGSSLRAGDICPECRKGYLAEQ; translated from the coding sequence ATGGGACTCAGGTGTTCGCTGCTCGGCCACGACTTCGGGGAGCCCGAGGTCGAACGCGAGCGCGAAGAACGCGGGAACGAAGTCGTCGAAACCGTTCGAGAGGTCAAAGTCTGCGAACGGTGCGGGTCGGAGTCGGTCGTGAGCGAGAACACCGAAGTCCGCTCGATCAAGCCCGACCCCCGGGCCGAGAACGGATCCGCGCACGTGGAACCGGACGCGGAGACGGCGTCGCCGTCGTCGCACGCGCCCGACCTGGAAGCCGCTGTCACGCGCGTCTCCGAGGACGACCCGGGGGACGCGTCGTCCGGGGACGCGGGCGTGTCGGGCGAGTTCGGGGACGTGTCCGCTGAGGAGGACGACGGCGTCATCCTCTCCGACGACGACGAATCGGACGAGGCGGAGGTGCCGGCTGACCGCGAGCCCGGCCAGTGGCCGGACGCGGGCGACACCCGGCAGGACGAGCGCGCCGGAACAGCGGCGAACCCGAGCGCCGTGCCGGACGAGGCCGCGGGCGACGCGGACGGCGGCGCGGAAGTCATCGACGCGGACGCCGAGAGCGAACCGAGCGAGGGAGACACCTCCGAAAGCGAGCACAGTCCGTGGCCGGACGTCGACGGCGACGACGAGGGGTTCGACGCGAAACCGGGGGCTGGCGGCGGTGTCGAGTTCGACGAGAGCGGGCAGGCCGCGGCGCAGGCCGAACACGCGAGCGAGGACGAGGACGTGGAGTACGTCGAAGCCGGGTTCGAGTCCACGGGCAGCCTCGACCCCGAGCACGCGACCGACGCGGACGGAACCGAACTCGTCTGTCCGCAGTGCGGCCACCGGACGGCAGTGAGCGGGTCGTCGCTGCGCGCGGGCGACATCTGTCCCGAGTGCCGGAAGGGCTATCTCGCGGAGCAGTAG
- a CDS encoding DUF5611 family protein has protein sequence MKEYKMRRGEHLEDRVPDLKGKVEEYFGEISATEEYKGSDLYVVEDPDNPVFERVVAGAVEYSGKKDKLGVDFVERDAADVIAEGNADAAQDAVSAKNDFLKEVTGRDAKSRRDSMKRSVEDDADKPDGVS, from the coding sequence ATGAAGGAGTACAAGATGCGGCGGGGAGAGCACCTCGAAGACCGAGTTCCCGACCTGAAGGGGAAAGTCGAGGAGTACTTCGGCGAGATCTCCGCGACGGAGGAGTACAAAGGCAGCGACCTCTACGTCGTCGAAGACCCGGACAATCCCGTGTTCGAGCGCGTCGTCGCCGGCGCGGTCGAGTACTCGGGGAAGAAGGACAAACTCGGCGTCGACTTCGTCGAGCGCGACGCCGCGGACGTCATCGCGGAGGGGAACGCGGACGCCGCGCAGGACGCCGTGAGCGCGAAGAACGACTTCTTGAAGGAAGTGACGGGCCGGGACGCGAAGTCCCGCCGCGACTCGATGAAGCGCTCGGTCGAGGATGACGCCGACAAGCCGGACGGCGTCTCGTAA
- the sepF gene encoding cell division protein SepF, translating to MGFMDKILGAGGSSTEDYVELDVGDFETSAGNARKSVHIAEIDGQEDVIAIKDAVYDGDVVIADITRLRTEDKMVDHVIDELRQVAQEVGGDIVQKGDDQLIVTPSGISVSREKLNR from the coding sequence ATGGGATTCATGGATAAGATTCTCGGCGCGGGCGGGAGCTCGACCGAGGACTACGTCGAACTCGACGTCGGCGACTTCGAAACTAGCGCCGGAAACGCACGCAAGAGCGTCCACATCGCCGAAATCGACGGTCAAGAGGACGTCATCGCCATCAAGGACGCGGTCTACGACGGCGACGTCGTCATCGCCGACATCACCCGCCTCCGCACCGAAGACAAGATGGTCGACCACGTCATCGACGAACTCCGCCAGGTCGCCCAGGAGGTCGGCGGCGACATCGTCCAGAAGGGCGACGACCAGCTCATCGTCACGCCGTCCGGCATCTCCGTCAGCCGCGAAAAACTCAACCGATAA
- a CDS encoding DUF1028 domain-containing protein — translation MTFSICVREEYEDDDGDTQHRFGVAVTTRLPGVGTLCPFVSENGAVATQSLVNVELGRKGVEYLDDGLAVADALDALLNADDGKPERQLHGVDAEGEFAFSGEECGEWFGDLVGENYTVAGNLLTGESVIEETAAAYEGGDREEPLAKRLIDALGAGQAEGGDKRDDLEVQSAAVTVATTEDREFDPYYDDLRVDASTDPVQELRETFRLASEGQETALEKYAEEAENAEETASVESASEDGEA, via the coding sequence ATGACGTTCAGTATCTGTGTGCGCGAGGAGTACGAGGACGACGACGGCGACACCCAGCACCGGTTCGGGGTGGCGGTGACGACGCGGCTCCCCGGCGTCGGGACGCTGTGTCCGTTCGTCTCCGAGAACGGGGCGGTGGCGACGCAGAGCCTCGTGAACGTCGAACTCGGGCGGAAGGGAGTCGAGTATCTCGACGACGGGCTCGCCGTGGCGGACGCGCTGGACGCGCTGTTGAACGCGGACGACGGGAAGCCCGAACGCCAGTTACACGGCGTGGACGCGGAGGGCGAGTTCGCGTTCTCGGGCGAGGAGTGCGGGGAGTGGTTCGGCGACCTCGTGGGGGAGAACTACACCGTCGCGGGGAACCTCCTCACCGGCGAGTCCGTCATCGAGGAGACGGCGGCGGCGTACGAGGGCGGCGACCGAGAGGAGCCGCTGGCGAAGCGACTCATCGACGCGCTCGGGGCGGGGCAGGCGGAGGGCGGGGACAAGCGCGACGACCTCGAGGTGCAGTCCGCGGCCGTGACGGTGGCGACGACGGAGGACCGCGAGTTCGACCCGTACTACGACGACCTGCGCGTGGACGCGAGTACGGATCCCGTGCAGGAGCTCCGGGAGACGTTCCGGCTCGCGAGCGAGGGACAAGAGACGGCGCTCGAGAAGTACGCGGAGGAGGCGGAGAACGCAGAGGAGACAGCGAGCGTGGAGAGCGCGAGCGAGGACGGCGAGGCGTAG